From Zea mays cultivar B73 chromosome 3, Zm-B73-REFERENCE-NAM-5.0, whole genome shotgun sequence:
GCATGGCGGTTTCCCGCTCGCATTTTCGGCTCCCATCGAACTACCGCGGCCGCTTGCCGCCCTTGCGCGCTGAAATCCGAACCGTCCCGCGCATCCAGCGCCTCAGATATCGCCATCTCAGCGATCCGCGCCGCCACCGCTTCCACCAATCACATCCCGCCTCACCTTTCTATATAATCCCAGCGCATTCTCCATCCAGAGCATAGCACACAGCCAAAGCCACCAGCGCTCGTCACCTCCAATCAACAAATTCCCAATCCGCCGCTTCCCATCCCGCGTTCGCCGCTCCATTTGATCGAATTCCCGATGGCGCCCAAGGCCGAGAAGAAGCCCGCGGAGAAGAAGCCGACGGAGGAGAAGGCCGAGAAGAAGCCCAGGGCGGAGAAGCGCGTGCCGGGCAAGGAGGGCGGCgagaagaaggggaagaagaaggccaagaagagcgTCGAGACGTACAAGATCTACATCTTCAAGGTGCTCAAGCAGGTGCACCCGGACATTGGTATCTCGTCCAAGGCCATGTCCATCATGAACTCCTTCATCAACGACATCTTCGAGAAGCTGGCTGCCGAGGCCGCCAAGCTCGCCCGCTACAacaagaagcccaccataacctcCCGGGAGATCCAGACTTCGGTGCGCCTCGTCCTTCCTGGCGAGCT
This genomic window contains:
- the LOC100273491 gene encoding histone H2B.4, with the translated sequence MAPKAEKKPAEKKPTEEKAEKKPRAEKRVPGKEGGEKKGKKKAKKSVETYKIYIFKVLKQVHPDIGISSKAMSIMNSFINDIFEKLAAEAAKLARYNKKPTITSREIQTSVRLVLPGELAKHAVSEGTKAVTKFTSS